Proteins from a single region of Streptomyces griseiscabiei:
- a CDS encoding FadR/GntR family transcriptional regulator, producing MPLSHPRRSALSEQVIAALRNQITSGEWPVGSRIPTEPELVEQLGVARNTVREAVRALAHNGLLDIRQGSGTYVVATSELAGVMHRRFAGADPTHIAELRSALESSAAKLAAERRTEKDLKQLDTLLARREEAWASGDAEAFVTADATFHLAVVAASHNDVVTTVYADLGEVLRDWLRGDVGEELTPETYMDHTRLVDAIRAGDTKTAAAEAAGYPFHCRPARVSPPPAGG from the coding sequence ATGCCGCTGAGCCATCCCCGCCGATCGGCGCTGTCCGAGCAGGTCATCGCCGCGCTACGGAACCAGATCACCTCGGGCGAGTGGCCGGTGGGCTCCCGTATCCCCACCGAGCCCGAACTCGTCGAGCAGCTGGGCGTCGCCCGGAACACGGTCCGCGAGGCCGTGCGCGCGCTCGCGCACAACGGTCTGCTGGACATCCGCCAGGGCTCCGGCACCTATGTCGTCGCGACGAGCGAACTCGCGGGCGTGATGCACCGCCGCTTCGCGGGCGCCGATCCGACGCACATCGCCGAGCTGCGCTCCGCCCTGGAGTCGAGCGCCGCGAAGCTGGCCGCCGAGCGGCGCACCGAGAAGGACCTGAAGCAGCTCGACACGCTCCTGGCCCGGCGTGAGGAGGCGTGGGCCTCGGGCGACGCGGAGGCCTTCGTGACCGCCGACGCGACCTTCCACCTGGCCGTCGTCGCCGCGTCCCACAACGACGTCGTGACGACCGTCTACGCCGACCTGGGCGAGGTCCTGCGGGACTGGCTGCGCGGTGACGTGGGCGAGGAGCTGACCCCGGAGACGTACATGGACCACACCCGGCTCGTGGACGCGATCCGCGCGGGCGACACGAAGACCGCCGCGGCGGAGGCGGCCGGCTATCCG
- a CDS encoding SGM_5486 family transporter-associated protein, protein MPVLDPNPQNGQKKMLLVFGSFLAIFVVIGIIAVIASP, encoded by the coding sequence ATGCCAGTGCTCGACCCGAACCCCCAGAACGGCCAGAAGAAGATGCTCCTGGTCTTCGGCTCGTTCCTCGCCATCTTCGTCGTCATCGGGATCATCGCGGTCATCGCGTCACCCTGA
- a CDS encoding CynX/NimT family MFS transporter, translated as MPASTAQGRVPSEQPRSGGPSSSTRAWTTRLVVVGIVLTALNLRPAITSLGALLEEVRVGLGMSGGVAGLLTSVPPLCFALFGVMAPRLARRFGPAAVVCAGMAAIAGGLLLRPYAGGTAGFVAASALALMGIAVSNVLMPVIVKRWFPDRVGSMTGLYSMALALGTSSAAAVTVPMTAALGGSWQTGLAVWAGLAAAAVLPWLPFVRDRDRRRAGETPARGTAPAGTAPAPEDGPALRITRSRTAWALAVFFGLQATAAYITMGWMAQIFRDAGVPAGTAGLLLAVTMAMGVPLAFVIPRLATRLPHQGPIAVALGVCGLLGYGGLYLAPAGGAWAWALLIGVSNCSFPLALTMVGMRAGTGAGVARLSAFAQSTGYLISVPGPLLVGVLYQHSGGWGLPLALMAALMVPQIAAGVLAGRDRVVEDEAAR; from the coding sequence ATGCCCGCATCCACCGCCCAGGGACGCGTCCCGTCCGAACAGCCCCGCTCCGGGGGCCCGTCGTCGTCCACGCGCGCGTGGACGACCCGTCTGGTGGTCGTGGGCATCGTCCTGACCGCGCTCAACCTCCGCCCCGCCATCACCAGCCTCGGCGCCCTCCTCGAAGAGGTGCGCGTCGGGCTCGGCATGAGCGGCGGCGTCGCCGGTCTCCTCACCTCCGTACCCCCGCTCTGCTTCGCCCTCTTCGGCGTCATGGCCCCCCGGCTCGCCCGCCGCTTCGGCCCGGCCGCCGTCGTCTGCGCGGGCATGGCCGCGATCGCGGGCGGCCTGCTGCTGAGGCCGTACGCCGGCGGTACGGCCGGCTTCGTGGCCGCGAGCGCCCTCGCCCTGATGGGCATCGCCGTCAGCAACGTCCTGATGCCGGTCATCGTCAAGCGCTGGTTCCCGGACCGCGTCGGCTCCATGACGGGCCTGTACTCCATGGCCCTCGCCCTCGGCACCTCGTCCGCCGCCGCCGTCACCGTGCCCATGACCGCGGCGCTGGGCGGCAGTTGGCAGACCGGCCTCGCCGTCTGGGCGGGCCTCGCGGCGGCGGCCGTACTGCCCTGGCTGCCCTTCGTGCGGGACCGCGACCGCCGCCGGGCCGGGGAGACCCCCGCGCGCGGGACGGCACCCGCCGGCACGGCACCCGCGCCCGAGGACGGGCCCGCCCTCCGGATCACCCGGAGCCGTACCGCCTGGGCGCTCGCCGTGTTCTTCGGCCTCCAGGCGACCGCCGCCTACATCACCATGGGGTGGATGGCGCAGATCTTCCGGGACGCGGGGGTCCCGGCCGGCACGGCGGGGCTGCTGCTGGCCGTCACCATGGCGATGGGCGTACCGCTGGCCTTCGTCATCCCCCGGCTCGCCACCCGGCTGCCCCACCAGGGCCCCATCGCGGTCGCCCTGGGCGTCTGCGGGCTCCTCGGCTACGGCGGGCTCTATCTGGCCCCGGCCGGGGGAGCCTGGGCGTGGGCGCTGCTGATCGGTGTCTCCAACTGCTCCTTCCCGCTGGCGCTCACCATGGTCGGCATGCGGGCCGGGACCGGCGCGGGGGTGGCCAGGCTGTCCGCCTTCGCCCAGAGCACGGGGTACCTGATCTCCGTCCCCGGCCCGCTCCTCGTCGGCGTCCTGTACCAGCACAGCGGCGGCTGGGGACTGCCCCTCGCCCTGATGGCGGCCCTGATGGTCCCGCAGATCGCGGCGGGCGTCCTGGCGGGCCGCGACCGGGTGGTGGAGGACGAGGCGGCCCGCTGA
- a CDS encoding SixA phosphatase family protein → MSVAEPRRIVLFRHAKADWPQVSDHERPLADRGRMDAAVAGRKLADSGIPLDLALCSTAVRTRETWKLAVHELPERPKTVYEERIYEASPGELIALLNETPDDTQNVVLIGHNPGVQSLADILAGGAEGDARERMNRLGFPAAAFAVLTFEGAWKSLEPGAATLADYWAPTE, encoded by the coding sequence ATGAGCGTCGCAGAACCCCGCAGGATCGTCCTCTTCCGGCATGCGAAGGCCGACTGGCCACAGGTCTCCGACCACGAACGGCCGCTCGCCGACCGGGGCCGTATGGACGCCGCCGTCGCCGGGCGCAAGCTGGCCGACTCCGGCATCCCCCTCGACCTTGCCCTCTGCTCCACGGCCGTCAGGACCCGCGAGACCTGGAAGCTGGCCGTCCACGAGCTGCCCGAGCGGCCGAAAACGGTCTACGAGGAGCGGATCTACGAAGCCTCGCCCGGCGAGCTGATCGCCCTGCTCAACGAAACCCCCGACGACACCCAGAACGTCGTCCTGATCGGCCACAACCCCGGAGTCCAGAGCCTCGCCGACATCCTCGCCGGCGGCGCCGAGGGCGACGCCCGCGAGCGGATGAACCGCCTCGGCTTCCCGGCCGCCGCCTTCGCCGTCCTCACCTTCGAGGGCGCCTGGAAGAGCCTGGAACCGGGCGCGGCCACGCTGGCCGACTACTGGGCGCCGACGGAATAA